GAACCACTTACGGTGGTTCTTCCCTTTCCATCCATACTGATTTTCACGCCCTCGTCAATCAGCTAATTGGTGAGTACTTCACTAGTAAACTGCGCCCCTTGGTCTATGTTGACGATCTCGGGCCTATCATATGTCTCGATACATTCTTGCATGGTCTTTGGATTGTCTACTTTAGTTTTAAATTCTAGGGTGAATTTTCTTTTGCATTTCATGGTACTGCAACTAAATAAATTATTGATTTAAGCGGCAGTCCGATTTGTGGGGTAACTGTATACTTCTTAGAAAACCGTTGAGCTTATTCAAAATCACATTTTGTTTTTCTTCATTATATTTTATTTCACATTCCCATATAGTAATTACATTCCATCCTTCTCTCAAAAGATCCATCTTATGGATAATATCATTAGCACGGTTTCTTGCAATTTTCCAACGCCAAAACTCTGTATTAGATTTAGGGAGCCTGAAATACTTGCAGTTTTGATGCCCATGCCAAAAGCAACCATGCACAAAAATCACGGTCTTGTATTTAGGTAAGATTATATCAGGCTTCCCAGAAAGCAACCGACCTCTATATTTGCCATGAAGCCTGAACCTAAACCCATAACGATGTAGGAACCGACGAATAATTAGCTCAGGTTTCGTATTCTTACCTTTGATAGAGGACATGATTTTACTTCGCACTTCGCTACTGAATTTGTCAGGCATAGCTTTTGGTAGAGAAGTTACGGAATATTCTTTTTCTTCTTTCTTTGCCCTTCCTCATGTTCCTTATTTCCTTTGGTTACCTTCCTTTCAAAGTATTTAGCGTCAAGTCACATAGGAACACCAAAAACAACAATGATGATGGCAAACACTCTTATATCAGTCAAGTAATCGGTAATTGGCGAGGTTAGCCACTCAACAAACTACATTATTAGTATTTTATCCATAGCATTCGATTTTCAGTTACGTAAGTTAATAATCTAAAGACTCTCCAAAACAATTAGGATCGAAAATCTAGTATGATGCCTCAATTAGAAGTCTCCCCTATTTCATTTTGACTCGCCTATCAAAAGAGATAGGATTCCCCATATTGACTAACTATAAATCAGCAAAATAGAGGAAGGGCCAGCTTTTAAGTCAATTAAGCGATTTCAACTATCCTATTGATTGAATGGGAGAGAATTTGTCTTAGTACAACCTTGAGCCATTCGTATGGATCGTTACCATAGGTTTTATAATTCATGAATAAGACATGAAGATAACTGAATTTTCAGCTGTCTGCTTACCCCCGCAAACATATAGTTTCTCATGAGTTCATCAGCATGCTAGCATAGGTCTTCACGCTGAGGTCAGGCGTGATCACCTCGTAGATCAACTGTATTTCAAATCGAGACAATGGTGAAATAAGATCTATGATCAGTAGCCCTTATCTAATAACTATTAATCCTACTTCCGTGGGATAGTGTCCATTTTCTCTACAATTTTTTCAGAAACTTTTTCCACACTCCTACCAATCACATACCCTCCAATTCCTAGCTCCAGCAGTTCCCAAAATTGAGGCTCTAGTTCCGTGTTAGGCAACCCAAAAGCTGGGGCTGCAAACTTGGCGTACAAGATCACAAAGCCAAAACTGAGCATCAGGATAGGACGCCAAAGACGCTGGAGCATATTGCCATTGGTCTCTGCCATCACTATCTGCATTTTAAGGTGTGTCAGTTGTGTAAGATGCTGTAAGATCATATCAGAGAATTGGTGCTTAAGCTGTAGTTTCTCCTCTTTGGTAGTGGTAATATTGTCAATCAGGTGATCCGTTTTTTCAATCAGTTCTCCAGCAGAAGCAGTTAGTAGTTTTTTAATCCAATCCATTAGTTATCTTTGATAAGGCATTTACTCCATTGATCAGCCATTGCATTAGCAATTCCTTGAAATGTCTTCGACCTAATTCTTTGTCGTTCTTCCTTAGGTTTGAAGCTAGCTTCATAATACCACTTGGGCTGTTTTTTCTTTTTGCCATTTTTATCTACCCATGTCACAAAGTCTCCTGAGGAGACGACATTGGTAAACTCTAATGCAGGCAAGTTTTTCAACCATAAGCATGTTTTCTTTTGAAATGAGTCACCGAACTGGTAGGGTTGTATAATCTGATCTGGTCTTCTTATTTGTGAACTTATCACGGAAACAGGGTTTTCAATTGCAATGTGATCAATTGGAGCTTCCATCAGATCTTTAACAAACTCCAAAGCCTTTTTCCGTTTATGCCATCGATCCTTATTTTTGGTTCCATTCTTATTATATAACCATGCATTGCCACTTACTGCTAAGTACGTACATGGAGGATGTGCAATCATCATATCATACTTGCCGGAGTATGCTTCTTCTAAAGCATCTCCTTGAATATGCCATTCGGGATATTGCCCTGATGTTTCTTTTATATCACAACTGAAAGCAGTAAAGCCAATATCTCTAAATGCCTTGGTCACTGTTTGAGATTCCTCACATGCAACCAATACTTTGGGAGCCTTATTTTGGGTTAAGACAAACCCTAACCCTGACAAGGCTAGTAACTCTATTATCATCTTACTTCTTGTCTATCAACTCTTCTTCAAATACACTATACTTATAATCCTCCCCTTCCGAATAGCGGTTCTTCTCCGCCACCGCAATCCCTCCTTTTTCAATCTGGATCACGGCTTGTGCATCGTATTCACTCATCAGTCCTCCCCTAGCCGTTCCGCCAGTGGTACTTTGAAAAATGACCAGGAAGAAAGTATTCGGAAATTCCTTGCGTAGCTTGTCGAAATCTTCCTGTTTTACGCCTTTAATTTTGCTGAATGAATCGATGGCGACTACATCAAATTGTTTGGCTGCTTTTCGGATATCTTGCATGCCATTGGGAGCGTCTGAGGTGATATAGACTTTGGGCTGGTACCCTTTTTGGATATAGGCATCGGTCATGGATTTGACCAGCTTGGAATTGCGGTCTATTTCCAGGGAGAAGTAAGCCACCTTAAAATGCTTTTTGGCAAAAGCATTCATCAGCTGATAGAGAAAGCGGGTTTTACCGGCTCCTTTAACGCCTCTGAGTACCAAGGCATATTCTTTTCGTTCGACGGCATGAAGGAATTTGCCAATGTCTCCATCCAGATAGATCAATTGGCTGTTGTGGCCTACCGTATCAATCGGCACTAGATTTCCGATAACCTTGGACTGTTGTTTTTGGGCTTGGCTTTGGGGAATGCTACCAACGGTTGCCCCGCTTGGGTTGGTAGCATTTACTTTTTTGACAATCCACAGGCGCAGTGAATGCCATTCAGTGCCATAGGTGAGATTGGAATCATGCTTTCCTTGGCCTGCAGGTATTGGTTGAGCGCTGATTTGGCTTCCTTGATTTCCTTATGGAAAATATCTTTAGACGTCACCTGCTCTTTTCCCAAAGCACTGTTGATGCGGTTAAGCAAACGTTCTACCTTAGGCTTATCAGGGTTGATGCTGCCTTCCAAACCGATAAAGGATTTGAGCAAAACGACAGAGGTTCTTACCCGGTTCTCATTGGCTGCATGAACCACTTTTTCAAAGAAATCTTGACCTGCTTTACTCTTGATTTCAACATTAACCAGTTCTTCCTCTTTGGTATTCTTGAGTATTTGCGCCAATAGTTGATGAGCTTGCTGCAGCAGTGAGGCATACTTGGCTTCTTTCTGCACCTTCTGCTCTACCATCCTTCGCTCCATATCCTGATACACTCCCAATAGCTGTTTACGGGTCTTTTCTTTTCCGATTAGCGCTTTAA
This portion of the Limibacter armeniacum genome encodes:
- a CDS encoding very short patch repair endonuclease, with amino-acid sequence MPDKFSSEVRSKIMSSIKGKNTKPELIIRRFLHRYGFRFRLHGKYRGRLLSGKPDIILPKYKTVIFVHGCFWHGHQNCKYFRLPKSNTEFWRWKIARNRANDIIHKMDLLREGWNVITIWECEIKYNEEKQNVILNKLNGFLRSIQLPHKSDCRLNQ
- a CDS encoding 3TM-type holin → MDWIKKLLTASAGELIEKTDHLIDNITTTKEEKLQLKHQFSDMILQHLTQLTHLKMQIVMAETNGNMLQRLWRPILMLSFGFVILYAKFAAPAFGLPNTELEPQFWELLELGIGGYVIGRSVEKVSEKIVEKMDTIPRK